Within Halarchaeum grantii, the genomic segment TGGCTGTCGAAGCTCCCGGAGTCGCCGCTCGGCCGGAAGGTGACGGCGACCGTCGAGTCGCAGGGCGCCGACGCGGACGTCGTCTGGAGCGAGGAGGGCCGACAGGGCACCTACTACCTCGAACAGGCGTCGAAGCCGCGTCCGACGAACGTCGTCTACGACCGCGCGAACGCCGCCGTGACGACGGCGACCGCCGACGAACTCCCCACCGAGCGCATCGAGCGCGCGGACTGCTTCTACACCTCGGGCATCACGCCCGCGCTCTCCGACACGCTCGAGGGGACGACCGCCGACCTGCTCGAGCTCGCGCAGGACGCGGGGACGACGACGGTGTTCGACGTGAACTACCGCTCGAAGCTCTGGACGCCCGCCGAGGCGCGCCCCGTCCTCGAGTCGCTCTTCCCGGCTATCGACGTGCTCGTGACCGCCGAGCGCGACGCCCGCGCGGTGCTCGGCCTCGAGGGCGACGCCGAGCGGATCGCACGCGACCTCGCCGACGAGTGGGGCTTCGAGACGGTGGTCGTGACGCGCGGCGCGGCGGGCGCGCTCGCGCTCCACGCGGGCGACGTTACCGAACAGCCCGCCATCGAAGCGGACACCTACGACGCCGTCGGGACCGGGGACGCGTTCGTCGGGGGCTTCCTCACGCGCCGCCTGCAGGGCGACGGCGTCCCCGCCGCCCTCGAGTACGCGGCCGCCGTCGCGTCGCTCAAGCGCACGATTCCGGGCGACACCGCGCTCGTCACGCCCGACGAGGTCGAGGCCGTCCTCGAGAAGACGGACGACGGCATCGCGCGCTAGACCGGCGGAGCGGTTGGCGCGTCGAGGTGTGGCCACAACGCATTTTCGCCCGACGCCGTGACGCCGAACACACATGGTTCGACAGACTGCGAGCGCGATAGCGGTCGCGCTCCTCCTCGTCGCCGGGGCGGTGCCCGCGTCCGCCGTGGCGGCGTCCGGTGAATCGCACGCCTACGCCGGCGCGCACGTCACCTTCGACGTGCAGGGCTCGGCGGTGACCGACTACGCCGTCGACGGCGAGACTATCGTGGAGCGAATCGGCGTCCAATCGGCCTCGCAGGCG encodes:
- the kdgK1 gene encoding bifunctional 2-dehydro-3-deoxygluconokinase/2-dehydro-3-deoxygalactonokinase encodes the protein MSDLVTFGETMLRLSPPGQERIERATELEFRAAGAESNVAVNAGRLGVEATWLSKLPESPLGRKVTATVESQGADADVVWSEEGRQGTYYLEQASKPRPTNVVYDRANAAVTTATADELPTERIERADCFYTSGITPALSDTLEGTTADLLELAQDAGTTTVFDVNYRSKLWTPAEARPVLESLFPAIDVLVTAERDARAVLGLEGDAERIARDLADEWGFETVVVTRGAAGALALHAGDVTEQPAIEADTYDAVGTGDAFVGGFLTRRLQGDGVPAALEYAAAVASLKRTIPGDTALVTPDEVEAVLEKTDDGIAR